The Brassica oleracea var. oleracea cultivar TO1000 chromosome C7, BOL, whole genome shotgun sequence sequence TGCGTTTGCTTATCTTTTTCTCAGAAAATCAAATCAATCCTTTTCAAAAAAGTTTAAATCAAGTTATATGCATGTATATAAATTTATACACACATGTACGTGCGGATATTACTGGGAATTTATGTGAACAGAACATACTTAATACTGTATCAGTTCTTAATTTTTATTTGTATAAGATTTGATTTAAATACTATCTTCTCTGATATATATATATTTTAAATGTCCAATCAGAAACAACGCAGGCAGATTAGCACATGAACATGCAATATCCGAAGACGGGATCGAGATGACATTTGCCACTAATTATCTAGGTAATCTTTTCTTAAAATGATTCCCACAGTCTATGACAGATCTTAATTACCTAATAATATACTACTATTTTTTTAATTGCCTTCTTAATCAATAATCATAACAATCTTTTAAAAATTTATTGTCAGGCCATTTTCTATTGACGAATCTGCTACTGAAGAAGATGATTCAAACGGCAGAGGAAACAGGAGTTCAAGGGAGGATTGTTAACGTTACATCCGGCATTCACGGCTGGTTTTCTGGCGATTTGATCGAATATCTCCGGCAGATATCCCAACCAAAGTGGTAATAAGATTAACATTTTTCAGAAACTGAAAAGTGAATGCAACATATCTACCATTCATATTAGGGTCCAATAGCTATAAGCCTATAACTCTAAATGAAGAGTAGGATTGGTGTTCTTGAGAGGTGGAAAAAATTGTCTGAGGGAATTTACTTTTGTTTTCACTGATGAGTGACAGTAAGGTGATAGGAGGGTAATAAATGGGAAAGGGAAAGTAAAATGTTTTGACATTTTGAAATGTTAGTAACAATTTTCTTTGGTTTGGGTTAATGTGTGTGGATGATCGATTAGTCAATTCGATGCGACACGTGCGTATGCTCTCTCGAAGCTTGCCAACGTTTTGCATACCAAGGAGCTCTCTTCTAGACTCCAGGTCTCTTTCTCTCCTTATTCTCTCACTTATTTACATTCTCCAATTTATTACTCCCCGGAAATTTATTATTCCAACAAAAATAACCCAAAAGCATTACGGTAGAAATTAATAATGTGTCATAATAATGGTCCAGTTTCTGTAAAAAAGGATTTATTGATTTTTTTCTGAGTGTAAATGAAGGGTGAAAGGTATGGATGGAGAGGGACAACACGAAACCTAGATAACTAGGGTTTGTATTCTAACCAATTATATGAAAATAGTTAGTTAAGCTTGACTTTTCAGTTTTGAACATAGTTAGCTTTAAGACAATCATGTGGGTCTTTAAGATAAAGTGATTAAGTTTTACTTTATAAAAAGAGGATTTAATGGAAAACATATACATGTATGCAGAAAATTGGAGCAAACGTGACGGTAAACTGCGTACACCCAGGGGTTGTAAAAACCCGGTTAACAAGAGACCGGGAAGGCTTATTGACAGGTTGGTTTATCTTAAATTTGTTTTGTTTCCACTGAGATATTTGTTTATCTTAAACAAATACTATTAATCATGACAATTATGATTCTTAATCATGTCTATATGATTTCCCTTTTGTCTTTTTTTCCTACTCAGATCTCGTCTTCTTCCTGACTTCCAAGCTCCTGAAGACCGTCCCTCAAGTAATAACTCTTTTCTAATCATCCTTTAAGTTTGTTAATCATTTTGGATTATTGGATTTATGTGCTTACTTTTGTTTTAATTTTGGCATGGGATTAGGCAGCAGCAACGACGTGTTACGTGGCAACAAATCCAAGGTTGATGAACGTATCGGGAAAGTACTTTACGGATTGCAATGAAACCACACCATCTGGACTCGGATCCAACTCCTCCGAAGCTACCAAGCTATGGGCTGCGTCTGAGATTCTGGTAACTCAACATTCCAAGACCGGGTTCGACCCACTTAGCTAAAGAAAACATTAGTAACTTATATACCCCTAGGAAAAATATATACACACATCTAAGTAGCTGAGAACACAAACATATTATGAAGTTTAGTTAAATCCCCCGAAGTTATACTGTATTCAAGAGTCTTATAAACAAAACATAGATGATTTATACAACTAGTGTTCTATTTCTATAGTACTAATGCGAAGCAGATGTACATTTATATCTTTGTTTATACTAATTATTTATATATAATAATAAATTTTAGTTTTCGTTTTCATATTTCTTCATTGATCAATAAAGGAGGAAGAGATTAAGTACATACGATGTAAAGCTCAACTTGGACTATTATACTAAACTTAGAATATTAAAAGTTTTAAGTGGGGAATCATAATGTCAATCATTGAGTTTCGAAAGTGCTCCGAAGTTGTGCTCTTTTGATAATTCTTGTGATTAACTCATTTGGACTGATGCAAGAAATCTTTCTATCTCTCTCGCTTTCTTAGTAATTTTTTTCTTAAATAATTTTTTTGACATTGACTATCCATATGTACATGTGAGGTTATTAAAAAAAGAAGTCCTGGCTTTCCATCACTGTTTTGGAATTACGTGTTGTGCTATTTGGATGTTGATTTTATAATAATGCGTATTGCACTTTGCATTGATTACTTAGCCTTTTTGCTTTTTATCTTTAAATCTATAGTATAAAGTAAGTTGTGAAGAATAGAGGAAACTGTTTATGTTTTCAAAATGCAGTATGTAAAATTAAATTAAGTTGAACTGATATTATGTCTTTCTGCAAATGTTCATATAAAATGAATAAGCGGAAACGGTATGGCAAAAATGCAAAATGGATATGGTCGAAGAAAACAAGATGTAAAGGGGAAAGGAAAAGATAGATGGGAATCGGTTAGATAGGACCATATAAAATGGCGCATGATAATACTTTACGCATGGGTCTCTTCTCTTTTCTTTTTCATTTTTTTTTTAAAGAGAGAGAGACCCTACTAACATGCGCCAGGGGTTTTCACTTCTTGAAAAGAAACTCTCGTGCGCCACCATAATGCTTCCGTCCTTACAGATTTTAATCATTACACGAGAAAAAGAAAAGAAAAGAGAAAGACGGTTGGTGCAAAGAAGATGGCTTAAAACTTAAACGAGCAACACCAACAGAGCGGGTGCACAAAAACATACTTAAGTCAGTTTCAAGATCACTTTAGTTTAGTGTTGTAGTAATCTAGCTAGCATGCAAGGTGTAACGCAAAATAGTTCACAAGTGCGAGACATGAATAAACTAACAGCTTAGATTATTACCTTACCAACAGCTTAGAATTATTATTGAAAGAAAGAAAAAGAGACCAATTACGGTTGAACCACTCTTAATGGACCTATATCATATTTGGAGAATGTACTAATTATAGAATAAAGAAAGCCCAAATGTATTTAGAGATCCATAATAAGTTAATAACACTTCTTGGCAAACTGTGATGTTTAATATTAACAGAAGGTTGGAATAGTCTATTATGGGCTTTGGGTCTGTTTTAAGTCTTCTCCAAGCCCAAGAGTATCTTTTATAAAAGGTGTGTGGATTCATTTCCTCTGTTTATGAATTTAAAAAAGAGTGAAAAACGCCCTACAGAAAAATCTACTCGTGAAAGTATTATTCTTTTCTTCATTACCACATTGCACGAAGTAGAATCATGCGCCAATAAGCAATTTACCGATTAATAATACTAGCAAGAGAATATAAACTCAACTAAATTCAAACTGATAAAAAGGTAGAATGTACAAGTACAAAACTTGTGTACCTCCGCATTTAAAGTGTCTTGTTTTTTCGTGTGTGGTCAAAGTGTCTTGTTTATAAAGAAGTACGCTATAGTCGCGACGACCATGAGTTCTAGAAGGGAACATATAGAAAAACATATAAAGGTTTTCTTGATACCGAGTTGAAAACCTGTTGATGTCACAAAGACTTGCTTTTGTATGTTGAGCTCTTTAACAACATGCAACATGCAAAATTACAAGGCGTAGCTAGCTCCAACTATTCGAGAAGAAGATATATAAAGTATATATGTTGGTAAAAAGTTGGTCTGTTGTTCATTTTGATGGCAAGTTGTTCATAAGGTGCGGTTTTGTCCACACGCACTGACATGGACCGCAGCTTCGAAGATGCTTATCCACGCACTATGTAGGACCCGTATGTAAATCCAACGGCTCAGATTCGGTGGACCTTTTCTTTGGCGAGAATTATCAGACAAGGCACGCGCATGAGGAAACGTGGGACCCTAGCTTCACCGGCCACAAACCGTTCATTATTAGTACTCGGTCAACTCAGGCTACAACACTTGCCATCATCTCAGACGTCCGGTATGGCGTCTATGATTAACTGCTTTACCGTCAAAATCATCATCATTTTGGTTGAACATTTTATCAATTACTCTCAAATTTTCATTTTAACAGCAAAACTGAGGAACAAGATTTAGTTGAGCAATTTCCATGCGTTTTGTGCTTGATATTATTAAATTTTATATTCTATAAAATACAATGTGTATTTGGTAAAGTTCATTGGTGATAAGAAGATGAGTCAGATGATATTCAGGGATCGTGGCACGTGGAGTGAAGGAAATTAGGAGCTCCTGAGCTGTTCTATACACTAAGATAGCTCACGTGGCGATGATACATAGGCCATGTTTAATCAGGGACCCAGACTAATCGAACACACCGTCATTTTTACGTTCCTTTGGGAAATTCTTGAGTAGATACTAACCACCCAATGAAATCAGCATAACGTGCGATACAGGTAATTACAGCCTAATTGGAATCTTAACTCTTAAGACACACGTGAAAGACGGATAAGTTTATGAATGAATATAGATAACTTTTTTTAATCTGAGGGCATGTGGACCATCAAGGACGTTTTTGGTTCTCTCTTCTTAACCTTTTAGACATAATGTTTGTATAAGTGCCAAGAAATATCTTATATGAAAATGTGTTCATTTTGTTTTTATTGGATTAAGAATAAAAGAGGTCAATGGATGGTCAACTTATTAGGTACTTGAAGTTTAATTCCTCCGTACAGATATGATACTAAAGTATTATATCGTGAAAATTGTAAACTTTATATAGCAACTTATTAATTTTTCTTTTGTTTGATAATTGTTTTATAAAGACTCTAATAACATAGTTAAAAAGAGTGAAGATATCTCTGTGCATAAGATTTGTCTTCAAAAAGATAAAATAAAAGTATTGATTTTACGTTCAGCTATGCGATGATGTAGCATATATACTAGTTGTATTGATGCGTTGTACTCGTAATATGCTATGTAATGCTCCATATATAATTGGCAGACGTTCATGCAACAGTAGTTTTAATCGACAACTAGGGGAAGTATTAGTGCTTTGGCATTCAAGAATATCACAAGCTCAACTTTATTTGAGGTAAAAAAAACTTTATTTGAGGTTGGATGTGATTTACGATTAAATGTACAGAAGTTTCAATATTTATAATTAAAAAACAAGTGCTACGTATGTCAATGAATGGTCTAATTATAAAGTATAGCATGCTGCATATGTACAGAAGGTTCGGCATTTGTAAAAAACTAGTGTTAAATAATTTGGTAACTACATTAATAACCCAGTTTACAAACAATGGATTGAATCTCCTGTTTCATCATCCTCACCGTGAAACATCGCTCCACCTTCCTCCTCTTTGCAAACTAATGACGGGAAATCTATTTTTCCCAGCATATTTCAACTTGGGTCCTAGGGCTTTCAAAAAAAAAAAAACAACACATGAGTTCCAATTTGTGATTTTATGTTTTATTTCTCTGTATGGGTTGTACTGGCATTTGCCATTCAAAACACTAGTCTATTGGGTTTGTATTTTTCTTA is a genomic window containing:
- the LOC106303521 gene encoding short-chain dehydrogenase TIC 32, chloroplastic-like; amino-acid sequence: MIETGRYLIGVAGASGFGSKSTADEVTENCDLRSTTAIITGATSGIGAETARVLAKRGARLVFPARNVKAAEEAKGRIVSEFPEAEIVVMELDLSSISSVRGFVAGFESLHLPLNLLINNAGRLAHEHAISEDGIEMTFATNYLGHFLLTNLLLKKMIQTAEETGVQGRIVNVTSGIHGWFSGDLIEYLRQISQPKCQFDATRAYALSKLANVLHTKELSSRLQKIGANVTVNCVHPGVVKTRLTRDREGLLTDLVFFLTSKLLKTVPQAAATTCYVATNPRLMNVSGKYFTDCNETTPSGLGSNSSEATKLWAASEILVTQHSKTGFDPLS